The following proteins are co-located in the Nocardia bhagyanarayanae genome:
- the glmS gene encoding glutamine--fructose-6-phosphate transaminase (isomerizing) yields MCGIVGYVGYRDALGVVVDALRRMEYRGYDSAGVAILDGAGALAVERKAGRLANLEAELAETGVAGFAGTTGMGHTRWATHGAPTDRNAHPHRDISGKVAVVHNGIIENFAPLRRELENAGVELLSDTDTEVAVHLVARAYADGPTAGDFPASALAVLRRLEGAFTLVFTHADHPDVIVAARRSTPLVVGVGKGEMFIASDVTAFIEHTREAVELGQDQAVVITSDSYKVTDFSGAEDGVRTRPFTIDWDLAAAEKGGHDYFMLKEIEEQPTAVADTLIGHFTTDESGGRIVLDEQRLADQELREFDKVFVVACGSSYHAGLLAKYAIEHWTRLPVEVELASEFRYRDPVLDRSTLVVAISQSGETADTLEAVRHAKEQKARVLAICNTNGAQIPRESDAVLYTRTGPEIGVASTKAFLAQVAANYLVGLALAQARGTKYPDEVAREFRELEAMPKLVERVLETAPQVRAIARELAHVPTVLFLGRHVGYPVALEGALKLKELAYMHAEGFAAGELKHGPIALIEDGLPVIVVMPSPKGRAVLHSKLLSNIREIQARGARTIVIAEEGDDTVRPFADDLIEIPSAPTLFQPLLSTVPLQIFAAEVAQERGYDVDKPRNLAKSVTVE; encoded by the coding sequence ATGTGCGGAATCGTTGGCTACGTCGGGTACCGGGACGCGCTCGGCGTCGTCGTTGACGCATTGCGCCGCATGGAATATCGCGGGTACGACTCCGCGGGCGTCGCAATCCTGGACGGAGCGGGCGCTCTCGCGGTCGAGCGCAAGGCGGGCAGGCTGGCCAATCTGGAGGCCGAGCTGGCCGAGACCGGGGTCGCCGGCTTCGCGGGCACCACCGGCATGGGACACACCCGGTGGGCGACGCACGGCGCGCCGACCGACCGCAACGCGCACCCGCACCGCGACATCTCCGGCAAGGTCGCGGTGGTGCACAACGGCATCATCGAGAACTTCGCGCCGTTGCGGCGCGAGCTGGAGAACGCGGGCGTCGAGCTGCTCAGCGACACCGACACCGAGGTCGCGGTCCACCTGGTGGCCCGCGCCTACGCCGACGGGCCGACCGCCGGTGACTTCCCGGCCAGCGCGCTGGCCGTGCTGCGCCGCCTGGAGGGCGCGTTCACGCTGGTGTTCACCCACGCCGACCACCCGGACGTGATCGTCGCGGCGCGCCGCAGCACCCCGCTGGTCGTCGGCGTCGGCAAGGGCGAGATGTTCATCGCCTCGGACGTCACCGCGTTCATCGAGCACACCCGCGAGGCGGTCGAGCTCGGTCAGGACCAGGCCGTGGTGATCACCTCGGACAGCTACAAGGTCACCGACTTCTCCGGCGCCGAGGACGGAGTGCGCACCCGCCCGTTCACCATCGACTGGGATCTGGCGGCCGCCGAGAAGGGCGGCCACGATTACTTCATGCTCAAGGAAATCGAGGAGCAGCCGACCGCGGTCGCCGACACCTTGATCGGGCACTTCACCACCGACGAGTCCGGCGGCCGGATCGTGCTCGACGAGCAGCGTCTCGCCGATCAGGAGCTGCGCGAGTTCGACAAGGTCTTCGTGGTGGCGTGCGGCAGTTCGTATCACGCCGGTCTGCTGGCCAAATACGCGATCGAGCATTGGACGCGCCTGCCCGTCGAGGTGGAGCTGGCCAGCGAGTTCCGCTACCGCGACCCGGTTCTGGACCGGTCGACGCTGGTCGTGGCGATCTCGCAGTCCGGTGAGACCGCCGACACGCTGGAGGCGGTGCGGCACGCCAAGGAGCAGAAGGCGCGCGTGCTCGCGATCTGCAACACCAACGGCGCGCAGATCCCGCGCGAGTCCGACGCGGTGCTCTACACCCGCACCGGTCCCGAGATCGGCGTCGCCTCCACCAAGGCGTTCCTGGCTCAGGTGGCCGCGAACTACCTGGTGGGTCTGGCGCTGGCGCAGGCCCGCGGCACCAAGTACCCCGACGAGGTGGCGCGCGAGTTCCGCGAGCTGGAGGCCATGCCGAAGCTGGTCGAGCGAGTGCTGGAGACCGCGCCGCAGGTGCGCGCGATCGCGAGGGAACTGGCGCACGTCCCGACCGTGCTGTTCCTCGGCCGCCACGTGGGCTACCCGGTGGCGCTGGAGGGTGCGCTCAAGCTCAAGGAACTCGCGTACATGCACGCCGAGGGCTTCGCCGCCGGCGAGCTCAAGCACGGCCCGATCGCGCTGATCGAGGACGGACTGCCGGTGATCGTGGTGATGCCCTCGCCGAAGGGTCGCGCGGTGCTGCACTCCAAGCTGCTCAGCAATATCCGCGAGATCCAGGCGCGTGGCGCGCGGACGATCGTGATCGCGGAGGAGGGCGACGACACGGTGCGTCCGTTCGCCGACGATCTCATTGAAATCCCCTCGGCGCCAACGCTTTTCCAGCCGCTGCTCTCGACTGTCCCGCTGCAGATCTTCGCCGCCGAGGTGGCGCAGGAGCGCGGTTACGACGTCGACAAGCCGCGGAACCTGGCGAAATCGGTGACGGTCGAATAA
- a CDS encoding dienelactone hydrolase family protein, producing the protein MSASVKSLLSTLTSRGPHRVLRGNLAIAGQPGVVYTPENGLGLPAVAFGHGWLTGVANYRELLQHLASWGFVVAAPDTERGPIPSHLGLATDLLTTLDICTGVRLGDGEISVHPDKLALVGHGMGAGAAVIAAAQRRVAAIAALYPAPTAPSAETLAPDLDIPALVVAGDDVSSVSCNALSLTAAWGGEALLRTVDGASHNGIIEGRRALAALGASKHEAKTSRTTRALLVGYLNYHVLGDKTYKPFADPEAAIPHTQLVDPNAPREEERPKLSVGTLAQLLRK; encoded by the coding sequence GTGTCGGCGTCTGTGAAATCGCTACTGAGCACCCTGACCAGCCGCGGCCCGCACCGGGTGCTGCGGGGGAACCTGGCCATCGCGGGCCAGCCGGGGGTGGTCTACACGCCCGAGAACGGGCTCGGCCTGCCCGCCGTCGCGTTCGGACACGGCTGGCTCACCGGCGTCGCCAACTACCGTGAACTGCTCCAACACCTGGCGTCCTGGGGTTTCGTCGTCGCCGCACCCGACACCGAGCGCGGGCCGATTCCGTCACATCTCGGCCTGGCGACCGACTTGCTCACCACGCTCGACATCTGCACCGGCGTGCGCCTCGGCGACGGCGAGATCAGCGTGCACCCCGACAAGCTCGCCTTGGTCGGGCACGGCATGGGTGCGGGCGCCGCCGTCATCGCCGCGGCACAGCGCCGAGTCGCCGCGATCGCCGCCCTCTACCCCGCGCCGACCGCCCCCTCCGCGGAGACCCTCGCTCCCGACCTCGACATCCCCGCGCTCGTCGTGGCCGGCGACGACGTTTCCTCCGTCAGCTGCAACGCGCTGTCCCTGACCGCGGCCTGGGGCGGCGAAGCGCTCCTGCGCACCGTCGACGGCGCCTCCCACAACGGCATCATCGAGGGCCGCCGCGCCCTCGCCGCCCTCGGCGCGAGCAAGCACGAAGCCAAGACGTCCCGCACCACCCGCGCCCTCCTCGTCGGCTACCTCAACTACCACGTCCTCGGCGACAAGACCTACAAGCCCTTCGCCGACCCGGAAGCCGCCATCCCCCACACCCAACTCGTCGACCCGAACGCCCCGCGCGAAGAGGAACGGCCGAAACTCTCTGTCGGCACCCTCGCCCAGTTGCTGCGGAAGTAG
- a CDS encoding DUF6802 family protein, which yields MITSGEFPGMDLPDIDASTPLDGLGAVELNQPTQDINADGILDSITTQGDDAMQVWTDYDHDGLADHVTVVEKDGDYAAWEFHRHPDGSSEWIRTDQGKIGE from the coding sequence ATGATCACGTCCGGCGAGTTCCCGGGCATGGATCTACCCGACATCGACGCGTCCACCCCCTTGGACGGCCTCGGGGCTGTCGAACTGAACCAGCCCACCCAGGACATCAACGCCGACGGCATCCTGGACTCCATCACCACCCAGGGCGACGACGCCATGCAGGTCTGGACCGACTACGACCACGACGGCCTCGCCGACCACGTCACCGTCGTCGAAAAAGACGGCGACTACGCCGCCTGGGAGTTCCACCGCCACCCCGACGGCTCCTCCGAATGGATCCGCACCGACCAGGGAAAGATCGGCGAGTAG
- a CDS encoding PspC domain-containing protein, with protein sequence MTAPVRRLTRTSHDKWIAGVCGGIAQYFGWNAGIVRLLFVLSCLLPGPQFILYLVLWLVIPKK encoded by the coding sequence ATGACCGCACCCGTCCGCCGCCTCACCCGCACCTCCCACGACAAGTGGATCGCCGGAGTCTGCGGCGGCATCGCACAGTACTTCGGCTGGAACGCCGGCATCGTCCGGCTGCTGTTCGTCCTGTCCTGCCTGCTGCCCGGCCCGCAGTTCATCCTGTACCTCGTTCTGTGGCTGGTGATTCCGAAAAAGTGA